The proteins below are encoded in one region of Bacillus vallismortis:
- a CDS encoding BglG family transcription antiterminator has product MKYMNTRQKEILYLLLSEPDDYLVVQDFADRVQCSEKTIRNDLKAIEDYLNEHSQAQLIRKPGLGVFLHIEEQERAWLSQQLHTVHVHSRRRTDEERMLQMAYDLLMNVKPVSAKEMAAQHFVNRSSIKKDLCAVEEWLKRFDLTLVSRQRLGLKVEGNEKNKRKALARISDLIESTEFASQFMKSQFLSYEVDFVTKEIKALQKKHSLYFTDETFENLLLHTLFMVRRIKMKQPISLSPKEMAAVKRKKEYQWTFACLQRLEPVFAIRFPEEEAVYLTLHILGGKVRYHLQQQEETLENAVLPKVVRHLIHRVSELKMLDFHKDQDLINGLSIHLNTVLQRLSYDLSVSNPMLYDIKKMYPYLFHLIIDVLEDINQTFDLHIPEEEAAYLTLHFQAAIERMHHSSETRKKAIIVCHMGIGMSQLLRTKIERKCHQIAVMACIAKSDLADFIKKHEDIDLVISTVALEYITIPHIVVSPLLEPGDEKELNVFVDQLEKSQRENKTFQMLNNTTPFLVFLQQEAEHRYKLIEQLSIALFEKGYVEKEYAVHAVMREKMAATNIGAGIAIPHANVKYIKQSAIAIATLKEPLDWGNEKVSLVFMLAVKHEDQNMTKQLFRELSYLSEQPAFVQKLTKETDIMTFLSYLDY; this is encoded by the coding sequence ATGAAATACATGAATACAAGACAAAAAGAGATTTTGTATCTGTTGTTATCTGAACCTGATGACTATTTAGTTGTGCAAGATTTCGCAGACAGGGTACAGTGTTCTGAGAAAACGATCAGGAATGACTTGAAAGCGATCGAGGATTATCTCAATGAACATTCTCAGGCCCAGCTCATTCGGAAACCAGGGTTAGGCGTCTTTTTACATATAGAGGAACAGGAAAGGGCTTGGTTAAGCCAACAATTACATACAGTACATGTCCATTCTAGGCGGCGGACAGATGAAGAAAGAATGCTGCAAATGGCTTATGACTTATTAATGAATGTAAAGCCTGTTTCCGCAAAAGAAATGGCCGCTCAGCATTTTGTCAATCGATCTTCTATTAAAAAGGATCTATGTGCGGTAGAGGAGTGGCTGAAGCGATTTGATCTCACACTGGTTTCGAGGCAGCGGCTTGGATTAAAAGTTGAAGGGAACGAAAAAAATAAAAGAAAAGCACTGGCAAGAATATCTGATTTGATTGAAAGCACCGAGTTTGCAAGCCAATTTATGAAAAGCCAGTTTTTAAGTTATGAAGTCGACTTTGTGACGAAAGAAATCAAAGCATTACAAAAAAAGCATTCTCTCTATTTTACAGATGAAACATTTGAGAATTTGCTGCTGCATACTTTGTTCATGGTTCGCCGGATCAAAATGAAACAGCCGATCTCGTTGTCCCCAAAAGAAATGGCGGCCGTAAAAAGGAAGAAAGAATATCAATGGACATTTGCTTGTTTGCAACGGCTTGAGCCGGTTTTTGCCATCCGTTTTCCTGAAGAAGAAGCCGTGTATTTAACATTACATATATTGGGCGGGAAAGTTCGTTATCACTTACAGCAGCAAGAAGAGACCCTTGAAAACGCTGTGCTTCCTAAGGTGGTAAGGCATTTAATCCATCGTGTTTCAGAGCTGAAAATGCTGGATTTTCACAAAGATCAGGATTTGATTAACGGATTGAGCATTCATTTGAATACTGTGTTACAACGGCTGAGCTACGATCTTTCTGTATCAAATCCTATGCTTTATGACATCAAAAAGATGTATCCTTATTTGTTTCACCTGATCATTGACGTTTTGGAAGACATCAATCAAACGTTTGATCTTCATATTCCCGAGGAAGAGGCGGCATATTTGACACTGCATTTTCAGGCAGCGATCGAACGAATGCATCACAGCAGCGAGACGCGTAAAAAGGCGATCATCGTCTGCCACATGGGCATTGGGATGTCACAATTGCTGCGGACGAAAATTGAACGGAAATGTCATCAAATCGCTGTCATGGCTTGTATCGCAAAATCGGATTTAGCGGACTTTATAAAAAAGCATGAGGATATTGATCTTGTCATCTCCACCGTTGCTTTGGAATATATAACGATTCCTCACATTGTTGTATCACCGCTTTTAGAGCCTGGCGATGAGAAAGAATTGAACGTATTTGTCGATCAGCTTGAAAAATCGCAACGCGAAAACAAAACATTTCAAATGCTGAACAATACAACGCCTTTTTTGGTATTTTTGCAGCAAGAAGCAGAGCACCGCTACAAGTTAATTGAACAGCTGTCGATTGCTTTGTTTGAGAAAGGCTATGTTGAAAAAGAGTATGCGGTTCATGCGGTGATGAGGGAGAAAATGGCGGCGACAAATATCGGGGCAGGCATAGCCATTCCTCATGCAAACGTTAAATATATCAAACAATCAGCCATCGCGATTGCCACATTAAAAGAACCGCTTGATTGGGGAAATGAGAAAGTATCGCTTGTTTTTATGCTCGCTGTCAAACACGAGGATCAAAATATGACAAAGCAGCTG
- a CDS encoding tetratricopeptide repeat protein: MSVSDLIPYHYVTTDINHWYVVIKQGRVEKAKEMKQKVEKEFDMMEKNEKVAVYLQLLKLRHEIMLSYLEPDSVKNIDCVYSDLKKTRESMAPESLTNTIEFYYHFFTGMYHFRTRDLVIALTYYREAEKYLDLLDENANTDKAEFYFKVSEVYYYMKETHFSMNYAQRAYSIFKGQKDAQDNLTYGKEMIQCQFVIFGNWLDKMCYEDALKTAQKALDDALKIGEQHLIGSAHFNVGLCYNNLEELDNADKHFQIAYGIHRDRKHIYESKAIFNLAYVKAKKNDLKAALELYQEGQKVASRHNNQEVTEKLKLVKGLYLSFDLQTLREVFKFFKDKNLYGDMEEYAVADFLTNKEDRHDAVDFYQMAIEARKQIQRGKHLNEKM; encoded by the coding sequence TTGTCTGTTTCGGATTTAATCCCATATCATTACGTAACTACAGATATTAATCATTGGTATGTTGTAATAAAGCAGGGACGAGTTGAGAAAGCAAAAGAAATGAAACAAAAAGTTGAAAAAGAATTTGATATGATGGAGAAAAATGAAAAGGTAGCAGTCTATCTTCAGCTATTAAAGCTACGCCACGAAATAATGCTGTCGTATCTCGAGCCTGACTCTGTTAAAAATATAGATTGTGTTTATTCTGATCTCAAAAAGACACGGGAAAGTATGGCTCCTGAATCTCTTACGAATACAATTGAGTTCTATTATCACTTTTTCACCGGTATGTATCATTTCAGAACAAGAGATTTAGTTATTGCTTTAACATATTATCGAGAAGCTGAAAAATATCTTGATTTATTAGACGAAAACGCAAATACAGATAAGGCAGAGTTCTATTTCAAAGTTTCAGAGGTCTATTACTATATGAAAGAGACTCATTTCTCCATGAATTATGCTCAGCGTGCATACTCTATATTTAAAGGGCAAAAAGATGCTCAGGATAACCTAACATATGGCAAAGAAATGATCCAATGTCAGTTTGTTATTTTTGGAAACTGGCTAGATAAAATGTGTTATGAGGATGCTTTAAAAACAGCTCAAAAGGCTTTAGATGATGCTTTAAAAATAGGAGAGCAACATTTAATTGGTTCCGCTCATTTTAATGTCGGTTTATGTTATAATAACCTTGAAGAACTTGACAATGCTGACAAACATTTTCAAATCGCCTATGGAATTCATAGGGATCGCAAACACATATATGAGTCTAAAGCGATTTTTAATCTAGCATATGTCAAAGCAAAGAAGAATGATTTAAAGGCTGCTTTAGAATTGTACCAGGAAGGTCAGAAGGTTGCTTCCAGACACAACAATCAGGAAGTAACAGAGAAATTAAAACTGGTTAAAGGTCTTTATTTATCATTCGACTTACAAACACTTAGAGAAGTGTTCAAGTTCTTCAAAGATAAAAACCTTTATGGTGATATGGAAGAATACGCTGTTGCTGATTTTTTGACCAACAAAGAAGATAGACATGATGCGGTCGATTTTTATCAAATGGCAATTGAAGCACGCAAACAAATTCAAAGGGGGAAGCATTTAAATGAAAAAATGTAA
- a CDS encoding DUF819 family protein: MHSLISSDDVWVLWGFIAVWAAVSIGLEQRFKWASAVSGAIIALLGAMVFTNIGVLPVESPVYDTVWSYVVPLAIPLLLFQINVRQIFKESRRLLFIFLISSVGTVLGSVLAFFLFNQHIPYLDKIGGMISASYIGGGINFAAMAAKFETPGEYVSAAVVADNIMMALLFLILISIPAVKWFQRHYAMPFEEKVKADGKSGNSAESYWKRKDISLKDIAFNTGAAFALVAASVKISGYFKSLFSHPLLTGTLGDQYLMLTSLTVLIIFLFPRFFERLNGSQELGTFLIYLFFVVIGIPADLRLIVTNAPLILLFVLVVAISNLTVSLAVGKLFRVRFEEILLAVNAAVGGPTTAAAMAIAKGWRELVAPIMLVGTLGYLIGNYVGTFLGNWFSSFL; encoded by the coding sequence TTGCATTCTTTGATTTCTTCTGATGATGTTTGGGTTTTGTGGGGATTTATTGCGGTGTGGGCAGCAGTGAGCATCGGGCTGGAGCAGCGCTTTAAGTGGGCGTCCGCTGTGTCTGGCGCTATCATTGCGCTTTTAGGTGCTATGGTGTTTACAAATATAGGAGTTCTTCCTGTTGAATCGCCTGTATATGATACTGTTTGGTCTTATGTGGTGCCGCTGGCGATTCCCCTTTTGCTGTTTCAGATCAATGTGCGGCAGATTTTCAAGGAAAGCAGGCGTTTACTGTTTATTTTTCTGATTAGCTCCGTCGGAACTGTGCTTGGGAGCGTCCTTGCTTTTTTTCTGTTCAATCAGCATATTCCTTACCTCGATAAAATCGGCGGAATGATCAGCGCTTCTTATATCGGCGGCGGGATCAATTTTGCGGCGATGGCGGCGAAATTTGAGACGCCGGGGGAATATGTGTCGGCTGCCGTTGTGGCTGATAATATTATGATGGCACTTTTGTTTTTGATCTTAATCAGCATTCCTGCAGTGAAATGGTTTCAGCGGCATTATGCTATGCCGTTTGAAGAAAAAGTGAAAGCCGATGGAAAGAGCGGAAACAGTGCAGAAAGCTATTGGAAACGGAAGGACATTTCTTTAAAGGATATCGCTTTTAATACCGGTGCTGCTTTTGCGCTTGTTGCGGCTAGTGTGAAGATTTCCGGCTATTTTAAAAGCCTTTTTTCTCATCCCCTGTTGACCGGAACGCTTGGCGATCAGTATCTAATGCTTACGTCTTTAACGGTTCTTATCATTTTTCTTTTCCCGCGTTTTTTTGAAAGGCTCAATGGATCTCAGGAGCTTGGAACCTTTTTGATTTATTTATTTTTTGTGGTGATCGGCATTCCTGCAGATTTGCGCTTAATCGTCACCAATGCGCCTCTTATTCTATTATTTGTCTTAGTTGTTGCGATCAGCAATTTAACTGTTTCCTTAGCCGTCGGAAAATTATTCCGCGTGCGGTTTGAGGAAATTCTGCTCGCTGTCAATGCTGCTGTCGGGGGGCCTACGACAGCGGCTGCGATGGCAATTGCCAAGGGATGGCGTGAGCTTGTTGCCCCCATCATGCTTGTCGGTACGCTCGGTTACTTAATCGGGAACTATGTCGGCACCTTTTTGGGAAATTGGTTTTCTTCTTTTTTATAA
- a CDS encoding GNAT family N-acetyltransferase, whose amino-acid sequence MLKGKNIYVRPLEVKDAEEHLRLQSENRDFFEQFSMIRADDYYTVEGQRKRITEYQQRLEKDEEYHFGIFTASDNTLIGTVSLFQIIRGALQTAFIGYFLDKAHNGKGLMTEAVKLIVDFAFHELKLHRIEAGVMPRNLGSMRVLEKAGFHKEGIARKNVKINGVWEDHQVLAILNPDDEQ is encoded by the coding sequence ATGCTAAAAGGAAAAAACATCTATGTAAGACCTTTAGAGGTAAAGGATGCGGAAGAACATCTGCGGCTGCAAAGCGAAAACCGGGATTTTTTTGAACAGTTTTCCATGATACGCGCAGACGATTATTATACGGTTGAAGGGCAAAGAAAACGAATAACTGAGTATCAGCAAAGACTGGAGAAGGATGAAGAGTATCATTTTGGCATTTTCACTGCGTCAGACAATACATTAATCGGCACGGTTTCGCTCTTTCAAATCATCCGCGGGGCGCTGCAAACGGCGTTCATCGGGTATTTTTTAGACAAAGCCCATAATGGAAAGGGCCTGATGACAGAGGCCGTCAAATTGATTGTTGATTTTGCGTTTCACGAATTGAAACTGCACCGTATTGAAGCCGGTGTGATGCCCCGCAATCTCGGATCGATGCGTGTATTGGAAAAAGCGGGGTTTCATAAAGAGGGCATTGCCCGTAAAAATGTGAAAATCAACGGCGTTTGGGAGGATCACCAAGTACTCGCGATTCTGAATCCAGATGATGAACAGTAA
- the metC gene encoding cystathionine beta-lyase codes for MSNHNWTLETQLVHNPFKTDGSTGAVSVPIQHASTFHQSSFEEFGAYDYSRSGTPTRTALEETIAALEGGTRGLAFSSGMAAISTAFLLLSQGDHVLVTEDVYGGTFRMVTEVLTRFGIEHTFVDMTDMNEVARNIKPNTKVIYMETPSNPTLGITDIKAVVQLAKENGCLTFLDNTFMTPALQRPLDLGVDIVLHSATKFLSGHSDVLSGLAAVKDEELGKQLYKLQNAFGAVLGVQDCWLVLRGLKTLQVRLEKASQTAQRLAEFFQEHPAVKRVYYPGLADHPGADIHQGQSAGAGAVLSFELESKDAVKKLVENVSLPVFAVSLGAVESILSYPATMSHAAMPKEEREKRGITDGLLRLSVGVENADDLKRDFEQALKEIAPVAVR; via the coding sequence TTGAGTAATCACAATTGGACGCTGGAAACCCAGCTCGTGCACAATCCATTTAAAACAGACGGTTCAACAGGGGCCGTCAGTGTGCCGATCCAGCATGCATCAACATTTCATCAATCTTCATTTGAAGAGTTTGGCGCATATGACTACAGCCGCTCAGGCACGCCGACAAGAACAGCGCTCGAAGAAACCATTGCCGCACTGGAAGGCGGAACGAGAGGATTGGCTTTTAGCTCAGGCATGGCTGCGATCTCGACAGCATTTTTACTTCTGTCACAGGGCGATCACGTTCTTGTGACAGAAGATGTATACGGCGGAACCTTCCGCATGGTGACAGAGGTGCTGACCCGGTTTGGCATTGAGCATACGTTTGTCGACATGACGGACATGAATGAAGTGGCGCGGAATATCAAACCAAACACGAAGGTCATTTATATGGAAACACCGTCAAATCCGACACTTGGGATTACTGATATAAAAGCGGTGGTTCAGCTCGCAAAAGAAAACGGCTGTTTGACCTTTCTGGACAATACCTTCATGACACCGGCACTGCAGCGGCCGCTTGATCTCGGCGTGGATATTGTGCTTCACAGCGCAACAAAGTTCTTGAGCGGACACAGCGATGTGCTCTCAGGCCTGGCTGCTGTCAAGGATGAAGAGCTTGGAAAGCAGCTGTATAAGCTGCAAAACGCATTCGGCGCCGTCCTTGGCGTGCAAGATTGCTGGCTTGTGCTGCGCGGATTAAAAACATTGCAGGTCCGCTTAGAAAAAGCAAGCCAAACAGCGCAGCGGCTTGCGGAATTTTTCCAGGAGCATCCGGCGGTGAAACGCGTGTATTATCCGGGTCTGGCTGATCATCCGGGCGCTGACATTCATCAAGGCCAGTCGGCGGGAGCGGGCGCCGTGCTATCATTTGAGCTTGAAAGCAAAGATGCCGTTAAGAAATTAGTAGAGAATGTATCACTTCCGGTCTTTGCTGTAAGCCTTGGCGCCGTGGAATCGATTTTGTCCTATCCGGCAACGATGTCTCACGCGGCAATGCCGAAGGAAGAGCGTGAAAAACGCGGCATCACAGACGGACTGCTCCGTCTCAGTGTCGGTGTCGAAAACGCAGATGATTTGAAACGTGATTTCGAACAAGCGCTGAAAGAAATTGCGCCAGTGGCGGTTCGTTAA
- the metI gene encoding cystathionine gamma-synthase/O-acetylhomoserine thiolyase, with protein MSQHVETKLAQIGNRSDEVTGTVSPPIYLSTAYRHRGIGESTGFDYVRTKNPTRQLVEDAIASLENGARGLAFSSGMAAIQTIMALFKSGDELIVSSDLYGGTYRLFENEWKKYGLTFHYDDFSDEDCLRSKITPNTKAVFVETPTNPLMQEADIEKIAQITKEHGILLIVDNTFYTPVLQQPLELGADIVIHSATKYLGGHNDLLAGLVVVKDEQLGEEMFQHQNAIGAVLPPFDSWLLMRGMKTLSLRMRQHQANAQELAAFLEEQEEIADVLHPGKGGMLSFRLQKEEWVNPFLKALKTICFAESLGGVESFITYPATQTHMDIPEDIRIANGVCNRLLRFSVGIEHAEDLKEDLKQALCQVKEGAVSFE; from the coding sequence ATGTCACAGCATGTTGAAACGAAATTAGCCCAAATCGGGAACCGAAGCGACGAAGTAACGGGGACAGTGAGTCCTCCTATTTATTTATCAACAGCATACCGCCACAGAGGGATCGGTGAATCAACCGGATTTGATTATGTCCGCACAAAAAATCCGACACGCCAGCTTGTGGAGGACGCGATCGCCAGCTTAGAGAACGGAGCGAGAGGGCTTGCCTTCAGTTCGGGAATGGCGGCCATCCAAACAATTATGGCGCTATTTAAAAGCGGAGACGAACTGATCGTTTCATCCGACCTATATGGCGGCACGTACCGCTTGTTTGAAAATGAATGGAAAAAATACGGCTTGACCTTTCATTATGATGATTTCAGCGACGAAGACTGTTTACGCTCCAAGATAACGCCGAATACAAAAGCGGTGTTTGTGGAAACGCCGACAAATCCGCTCATGCAGGAGGCGGACATTGAAAAGATCGCCCAGATCACAAAAGAGCACGGTATTCTGCTGATCGTTGATAATACATTTTACACACCGGTCTTGCAGCAGCCGCTTGAGCTGGGAGCCGACATTGTGATACACAGTGCAACCAAGTATTTAGGCGGGCATAACGACCTGCTTGCAGGGCTTGTCGTTGTGAAAGATGAACAGCTTGGAGAAGAAATGTTTCAACACCAAAATGCCATCGGTGCTGTCCTGCCTCCATTTGATTCATGGCTTCTCATGAGAGGAATGAAGACGCTGAGCCTCAGAATGCGCCAGCATCAGGCAAACGCGCAGGAGCTTGCGGCGTTTTTAGAAGAGCAGGAAGAAATTGCGGATGTGCTGCATCCCGGAAAAGGCGGCATGCTGTCCTTCCGTCTGCAAAAAGAAGAGTGGGTGAACCCGTTTTTAAAAGCGCTGAAGACCATTTGTTTTGCGGAAAGCCTCGGCGGGGTGGAGAGCTTTATTACATATCCAGCCACACAGACGCACATGGATATTCCTGAAGACATCCGCATCGCAAACGGGGTTTGCAATCGTCTGCTGCGCTTTTCGGTCGGAATTGAACATGCGGAGGATTTAAAAGAAGACCTAAAACAGGCGTTATGTCAGGTCAAAGAGGGAGCTGTTTCATTTGAGTAA
- a CDS encoding esterase family protein: MAPKNGTVQEKKFFSKELNEEMTLLVYLPSNYSPLYKYHVIIAQDGHDYFRLGRIGRQVEELLSKREIDRSIIIGVPYKDVDERRKTYHPEGSKFSAYKRFIAHELVPFADDEYPTYHVGYGRTLIGDSLGATISLMTALDYPNMFGNIIMQSPYVDKHVLEAVKQSDNIEHLSIYHQIGTKETDVHTTDGNILDFTEPNRELKQLLEKKLSDYEYEPFEGDHKWTYWQPLITPALKKML; this comes from the coding sequence ATGGCACCGAAAAACGGCACAGTGCAAGAAAAGAAATTCTTTTCGAAAGAGCTTAACGAGGAAATGACATTGCTCGTTTATCTGCCGTCCAACTACTCCCCTCTTTATAAATACCATGTTATTATCGCGCAGGACGGCCACGATTATTTCAGGCTGGGGAGAATTGGCAGGCAGGTCGAGGAATTGCTGTCCAAACGTGAAATTGACCGGAGTATTATTATCGGTGTTCCTTATAAGGATGTTGATGAACGCAGAAAAACCTATCATCCGGAGGGCTCCAAATTTTCGGCGTATAAACGGTTCATCGCCCATGAGCTCGTACCGTTTGCGGATGATGAGTATCCTACTTATCATGTCGGCTACGGACGCACGCTAATCGGCGATTCGCTCGGAGCAACCATATCGCTCATGACAGCACTCGATTATCCGAATATGTTCGGAAACATCATTATGCAGTCTCCCTATGTTGACAAGCATGTATTGGAGGCCGTGAAGCAATCGGACAATATTGAACACCTCTCTATTTATCACCAAATCGGCACGAAAGAAACTGACGTCCACACGACTGACGGGAACATTCTGGACTTTACAGAACCGAACCGTGAGCTGAAACAGCTGCTGGAGAAGAAGCTTTCAGATTATGAGTATGAGCCATTTGAAGGAGACCACAAATGGACATACTGGCAGCCGCTTATCACGCCGGCGCTGAAAAAAATGCTTTAA
- a CDS encoding GNAT family N-acetyltransferase yields MEAVIAKNEQQMKDAFYVREEVFVKEQNVPAEEEIDELENESEHIVVYDGEKPVGAGRWRMKDGYGKLERICVLKSHRSSGVGGIIMKALEKAAADGGASGFMLNAQTHAVPFYKKHGYRVISEKEFLDAGIPHVQMMKD; encoded by the coding sequence TTGGAAGCAGTTATCGCAAAAAATGAACAACAAATGAAAGACGCATTTTATGTAAGAGAAGAAGTCTTTGTCAAAGAACAAAACGTGCCTGCTGAAGAAGAAATTGACGAACTTGAAAATGAGTCTGAGCATATCGTCGTATATGACGGCGAAAAGCCTGTCGGTGCCGGAAGATGGCGTATGAAGGACGGCTACGGCAAGTTAGAGCGGATTTGCGTATTGAAAAGCCACCGCTCCTCCGGTGTCGGCGGCATCATTATGAAAGCGCTCGAAAAAGCGGCCGCGGACGGCGGTGCTTCGGGCTTCATGTTAAACGCGCAAACGCATGCTGTTCCGTTTTACAAAAAACACGGGTATCGTGTGATTTCTGAAAAAGAATTCCTCGATGCCGGCATTCCCCACGTACAAATGATGAAAGACTAA
- a CDS encoding IS3 family transposase (programmed frameshift) codes for MGTRVSYPLEVKQKAVEMRLAGVPMKEIMQELNIKNNTQIKTWVRWYKAGDTHRFEQPVGKQYTYGKGPEYSSELEKLQAENRYLRQQNEVFKKVQRIGKEVDSKTSVELVEILHSTMTVQDICIHLGISRASYYRWKKNLMKDHPKRHLEKQIGTLCREHKYRYGYRKITAILKKGMCINHKTVQRIMQKNQWQCRVKVKKRKKNGQPYAVVDNILDRNFQSDHPLEKLVTDITYLPYGQKQLYLSSILDVYNGEVIAFTIGDKQDTDFVLHTLDQLPTLPENCVLHSDQGSVYTSYEYQKAVKTKGITMSMSRKGTPADNASIESFHSSLKSETFYLNSIDRTTTAIVERTVIEYIHYYNNFRIQTKLNNQSPINYRQLAV; via the exons ATGGGGACAAGAGTGAGTTATCCGCTTGAAGTGAAACAGAAGGCTGTAGAAATGAGATTGGCAGGCGTACCTATGAAAGAGATCATGCAGGAGTTGAATATCAAAAATAATACGCAGATTAAGACATGGGTCAGATGGTATAAGGCTGGTGATACACATCGATTTGAACAGCCTGTTGGTAAGCAATACACTTATGGAAAAGGTCCGGAGTATTCTTCCGAATTAGAGAAACTGCAGGCAGAGAATCGTTACCTGAGACAACAGAATGAAGTTT TTAAAAAAGTACAACGAATTGGAAAGGAAGTTGATAGCAAAACGTCAGTCGAACTTGTAGAAATATTGCACAGCACAATGACCGTGCAGGATATCTGTATTCATTTAGGTATCTCTCGGGCGTCTTATTATCGTTGGAAGAAGAATCTGATGAAGGATCATCCCAAACGCCATTTGGAAAAACAAATCGGCACGTTGTGCCGAGAGCACAAGTATCGATATGGATATCGAAAAATCACAGCCATATTAAAAAAGGGAATGTGTATTAACCATAAAACGGTTCAGCGTATTATGCAGAAAAATCAGTGGCAGTGCCGGGTTAAGGTGAAAAAGCGCAAGAAGAATGGGCAGCCATATGCCGTGGTCGATAATATATTAGATCGGAACTTTCAGTCTGATCATCCTCTTGAAAAACTAGTAACGGACATCACGTATTTGCCTTATGGACAGAAGCAATTGTACCTTTCCAGTATATTGGATGTATACAATGGAGAAGTGATTGCTTTTACGATTGGAGATAAGCAGGACACAGACTTTGTCTTACACACACTTGATCAACTGCCAACACTGCCTGAGAACTGCGTGTTACATAGTGACCAAGGATCTGTGTATACATCTTACGAGTATCAGAAAGCTGTTAAAACAAAAGGCATTACCATGAGCATGTCCCGTAAAGGGACGCCCGCTGATAATGCCTCCATCGAATCGTTTCATTCCTCACTAAAGTCTGAAACGTTCTATCTTAACAGCATTGATCGAACCACGACCGCCATCGTAGAACGCACTGTCATAGAATACATTCATTATTATAACAATTTCCGTATTCAAACGAAACTAAACAACCAATCACCGATAAATTATCGGCAATTGGCTGTTTAA